The proteins below are encoded in one region of Peptoniphilus sp. GNH:
- a CDS encoding ABC transporter ATP-binding protein, whose translation MDILKLVDVSKIYGELKALDKINLSVEKGEWISIMGPSGSGKTTMMNIIGAMDKPSLGEVILDGEDVAKKSSKELTVIRRDKIGLIFQQFHLVNYLSALENVMMSQYYHSMPDAQEAMEALAAVGLADRAKHLPNQLSGGEQQRVCIARALINHPTILLADEPTGNLDEKNEYIVLDIFEKLHNAGSTIIVVTHDPEVGEESERMITLEHGRISKEEKMKRKRPVLDSVKKDEKLKEFI comes from the coding sequence ATGGATATATTAAAACTTGTAGATGTTTCAAAAATTTATGGTGAACTTAAAGCCCTTGACAAAATCAATTTAAGTGTAGAAAAGGGCGAATGGATTTCTATAATGGGTCCATCAGGTTCTGGTAAAACAACAATGATGAATATTATTGGTGCCATGGATAAACCTTCACTTGGTGAAGTTATTTTGGATGGTGAAGATGTGGCAAAAAAATCATCTAAGGAACTAACAGTTATTAGAAGGGATAAGATAGGACTTATTTTCCAACAATTTCATTTAGTTAATTATTTAAGTGCTTTGGAAAATGTAATGATGTCACAATATTATCATTCTATGCCAGATGCACAAGAAGCAATGGAAGCTTTGGCTGCAGTAGGTCTTGCTGATAGAGCCAAGCACTTACCCAACCAATTATCAGGTGGGGAACAACAAAGAGTATGCATTGCTAGAGCTCTTATTAATCATCCTACAATACTTTTAGCCGATGAACCTACAGGAAATTTGGATGAAAAGAATGAATATATAGTTCTTGATATATTTGAAAAACTTCACAATGCAGGATCAACAATTATTGTTGTAACTCACGACCCTGAAGTCGGTGAAGAATCTGAAAGAATGATAACTCTTGAACATGGTAGAATTTCAAAAGAAGAAAAAATGAAAAGAAAAAGACCAGTTCTTGATTCTGTAAAAAAAGATGAAAAACTTAAGGAGTTTATATGA
- a CDS encoding FMN-binding protein, protein MRKNLNVLIIFSLGLVLVACGGDKKEEAPSVSYKDGTYHGESAKDERGGLVKVDITVKDNKIESCTMQDIDGDGKEKDESYGQSQNEGLYKIAQQAINLAKSYPDRLVEKGNPEGVDVISGATGTYKQFIEACNNALDGAK, encoded by the coding sequence ATGAGAAAAAATTTAAATGTATTAATAATTTTTTCTTTGGGGCTTGTACTAGTTGCTTGTGGAGGAGATAAAAAAGAAGAAGCTCCAAGCGTAAGCTATAAGGACGGCACATATCATGGAGAATCTGCCAAAGATGAAAGAGGCGGACTTGTAAAGGTGGATATAACTGTTAAAGACAATAAGATTGAATCTTGCACAATGCAAGACATTGATGGAGATGGAAAAGAAAAGGATGAATCTTATGGTCAAAGCCAAAATGAAGGACTATATAAGATAGCCCAACAAGCTATAAATCTTGCAAAGTCATACCCAGATAGATTAGTGGAAAAAGGAAATCCTGAAGGAGTGGACGTTATTTCGGGGGCAACAGGAACTTACAAGCAATTTATAGAAGCTTGCAATAATGCTCTTGATGGTGCAAAATAA
- a CDS encoding FtsX-like permease family protein yields the protein MKDLYTINLAKKNIENKKTRSITLIFLVGILTFILFMSSFIIFSLKNGMKSLSDRMGADIIVVPEGYDSKITGAILRGEPNTFFFDKDILSRVKKIPGIEKACGQVYLATLSAGCCSFPIQVIGIDFSDDFSVKPWLEKQIKTPIKAGQVVVGANIVGNINHKVKFFNQEFDIRGRLAKTGMGFDNSVFMTIEETHRLAKEYEKIINHPVAKKDEISSILVKVEKNKDPKTIQKFIKEEFKKEKVYPLLPRKIMTEVSDSAKNMLIYVYILIALIWILAFFILSLVNTLSVKERKREFATIRILGATKKKLSEVVLVESMLINGTGAVIGSVLSFVLSITFNNVFSSILNMPFLRPNIFLMILMLIIVIILGTLLGPISSIIAINKINKVELLLMQRDND from the coding sequence ATGAAAGATTTATACACAATTAATTTAGCAAAAAAAAATATAGAAAATAAGAAGACAAGATCAATTACCTTGATTTTTCTTGTAGGAATTTTAACTTTTATTTTATTCATGTCATCATTTATAATTTTTTCTCTTAAAAATGGCATGAAATCTTTATCAGATAGAATGGGAGCAGACATTATAGTAGTTCCAGAAGGTTATGATTCTAAAATTACAGGTGCAATATTAAGGGGAGAACCTAATACATTTTTTTTTGACAAGGACATATTAAGTAGAGTAAAAAAAATACCGGGCATAGAAAAAGCTTGTGGCCAAGTTTATCTAGCTACACTTTCTGCTGGATGCTGTTCTTTTCCCATTCAAGTTATAGGAATTGACTTTTCTGATGACTTTAGCGTTAAACCTTGGCTTGAAAAACAGATTAAAACGCCAATTAAAGCTGGGCAAGTTGTTGTTGGTGCTAACATTGTGGGGAATATTAATCATAAGGTTAAATTTTTTAATCAAGAATTTGATATAAGAGGTAGGCTTGCAAAAACGGGCATGGGTTTTGATAATTCAGTTTTTATGACAATAGAAGAAACTCATAGATTAGCCAAGGAATATGAAAAGATAATTAATCATCCGGTGGCAAAAAAAGATGAGATATCTTCTATTTTAGTAAAAGTTGAAAAAAACAAAGATCCAAAAACAATTCAAAAATTTATTAAAGAAGAATTTAAAAAAGAAAAAGTGTATCCTTTATTGCCAAGAAAAATAATGACAGAAGTTTCAGATTCAGCAAAAAACATGCTTATATATGTGTATATATTGATAGCTTTGATTTGGATACTAGCTTTCTTTATTTTAAGTCTTGTAAATACCTTATCAGTTAAGGAAAGAAAAAGAGAATTTGCAACCATAAGGATATTAGGAGCAACAAAGAAAAAACTCAGTGAAGTAGTTCTTGTTGAATCTATGCTAATTAATGGTACAGGTGCAGTCATAGGTTCTGTGCTTTCCTTTGTTTTAAGTATAACTTTCAATAATGTATTTTCATCAATTTTGAATATGCCTTTTTTAAGACCGAATATATTCCTTATGATTCTAATGTTAATAATAGTAATAATTTTGGGAACCTTGTTAGGACCAATATCTTCAATTATTGCTATTAATAAAATAAATAAAGTAGAATTATTATTGATGCAAAGAGATAATGATTAA
- a CDS encoding ABC transporter permease: protein MSNSTILMAEFLKTKRTATRRIAIASPLCLALMAIVQQGYFSLNLFNWYYVVFLPATFALISATSVNIDNGKHGLRAIRYLPVYQGKIWSSKLLVVLGYALLFCFLLSVAVVCIPFIFSLFGINQIKQLSIASIFLGIIVVFVTTMWQIPFSFIISKKLGVIFSVLVNLAIYFSGVFLALKPYCL, encoded by the coding sequence ATGAGTAATTCAACTATATTAATGGCCGAGTTCTTGAAAACAAAAAGAACTGCAACAAGAAGAATTGCTATTGCCAGTCCTCTTTGCTTAGCACTAATGGCTATTGTTCAACAAGGTTATTTTTCCTTGAATTTATTCAACTGGTACTATGTAGTTTTTTTACCTGCTACATTCGCATTAATCAGTGCAACATCTGTTAATATAGATAACGGAAAGCACGGACTTCGTGCAATCCGTTATCTACCAGTTTATCAAGGAAAAATATGGAGCTCTAAACTTTTGGTTGTATTAGGATATGCTCTTCTTTTCTGTTTTCTATTAAGTGTTGCTGTGGTTTGTATACCATTTATTTTTAGTTTGTTTGGAATTAATCAAATTAAGCAATTAAGTATTGCTTCAATATTTTTAGGGATTATAGTCGTGTTTGTTACAACCATGTGGCAAATCCCTTTTAGCTTTATAATTTCAAAAAAATTAGGGGTGATCTTTTCGGTATTGGTCAATTTAGCTATTTATTTTTCAGGTGTATTTTTAGCACTAAAACCATATTGCTTGTAA
- a CDS encoding helix-turn-helix domain-containing protein, with protein sequence MKFSQRIKELRTKNKMTQEDLADLIGVSRTTITGYETRGTEPSLDKLLELSKIFGVACDFLLGNDDYIKSFRMKIPLVETCKENGIYLGLQQSMEYVSIDSKDEVEGVFAYKNPSENNKIYICRPQVLKSGDFGLFYANENTKACHYYSENNLHVLIPEKKSPLIFSSPDDFIYLGHIMEVRKRF encoded by the coding sequence ATGAAATTTTCACAAAGAATTAAAGAACTAAGAACTAAAAATAAAATGACCCAAGAAGATTTGGCAGATCTTATAGGAGTTTCCAGGACAACAATAACTGGCTACGAAACAAGAGGAACAGAGCCATCCTTAGATAAACTCTTAGAACTATCTAAGATATTTGGTGTTGCTTGTGATTTTCTTTTGGGAAACGATGATTATATAAAAAGTTTTCGCATGAAAATACCTCTTGTCGAAACATGCAAAGAAAATGGCATATACTTAGGCCTACAACAAAGCATGGAATATGTATCAATAGATTCAAAAGACGAAGTCGAAGGAGTTTTCGCTTACAAAAATCCAAGCGAAAATAATAAAATATACATATGCAGACCACAAGTCTTAAAAAGTGGTGACTTTGGTCTTTTCTATGCAAATGAAAATACAAAAGCCTGCCACTACTATTCAGAAAACAATCTCCATGTGCTGATCCCTGAAAAAAAATCCCCTTTGATATTCTCTTCCCCGGATGATTTTATTTACTTAGGTCACATAATGGAAGTTAGAAAAAGATTCTAG
- a CDS encoding gamma carbonic anhydrase family protein, with protein MIIRYKDKFPQIEKAGFVADNATIIGDVVCKEGTSFWFNAVVRGDDGPIRLGENVAVEDFVMIHASPGLVTEIGDKVTLGHGAIIHSPVIEEGALIGMGAIVMDRAKIGKYSLVAAGSLVTEGSVFPERSLIMGSPAKRVGEVSKDHLAYLEYAYKTYVDLADEYKEIMKEYHEEN; from the coding sequence ATGATTATCAGATATAAGGATAAATTTCCGCAAATTGAAAAGGCGGGTTTTGTTGCAGATAATGCGACTATAATTGGAGATGTGGTTTGCAAGGAAGGCACGAGCTTTTGGTTTAATGCTGTTGTAAGAGGAGACGATGGTCCTATAAGACTTGGAGAAAATGTTGCCGTAGAGGATTTTGTTATGATTCACGCATCTCCTGGACTTGTTACTGAAATAGGCGACAAGGTCACTCTTGGTCATGGAGCTATAATCCATTCTCCTGTGATAGAAGAGGGTGCCTTGATTGGCATGGGGGCAATTGTTATGGATAGAGCCAAGATTGGAAAGTATTCTTTGGTGGCTGCGGGTTCTTTGGTGACAGAGGGTTCAGTATTTCCTGAAAGATCTCTTATTATGGGCAGTCCTGCTAAGAGGGTAGGTGAGGTTTCTAAAGATCATCTGGCTTATTTAGAGTATGCTTACAAGACTTATGTCGATTTGGCTGATGAGTATAAAGAAATAATGAAGGAATATCATGAAGAAAACTAA
- the ybaK gene encoding Cys-tRNA(Pro) deacylase — translation MKKTNALRLLDSHKISYETVDYSNTDAVSGKSVAQVLGESENEVFKTLVCKGKSEHYVFVIPVDHELDLKKAAFCADEKKIEMLPQKELLPLTGYVHGGCSPLGMKKTFKTFIDQSAKSIDKIYVSAGKIGLQVRLNPSDLLSIIEAEYKDLTKEK, via the coding sequence ATGAAGAAAACTAATGCTTTAAGACTTTTAGATTCTCATAAGATTTCTTATGAGACTGTGGATTATTCAAATACTGATGCTGTTAGTGGTAAAAGTGTGGCTCAGGTTTTAGGTGAGAGCGAAAATGAAGTTTTTAAGACTTTGGTATGCAAAGGGAAGTCTGAACACTATGTTTTCGTTATACCTGTTGATCATGAGCTGGATTTAAAGAAGGCTGCTTTTTGTGCTGATGAAAAGAAAATAGAAATGCTGCCACAAAAAGAGCTGCTCCCCTTGACTGGATATGTGCATGGAGGCTGTAGTCCTCTTGGCATGAAGAAAACTTTCAAGACCTTTATTGATCAAAGTGCTAAAAGTATAGATAAGATTTATGTGTCAGCAGGAAAAATTGGCTTACAAGTTAGGTTGAATCCTAGCGATTTACTCTCTATAATAGAAGCAGAGTACAAAGATTTGACGAAGGAGAAATAA
- a CDS encoding phospho-sugar mutase has protein sequence MRAIDEYKRWVSNEGLTKEVRSALESMDEKEIEESFYKNLEFGTAGLRGILGAGTNRMNEYTVAQAAYGLGKKVASMGPLAVKRGVAIAYDVRHRSKEFAKITTEVLATFGIKTYIFDDIRPTPFLSFAIRKLSTIAGVVVTASHNPKDYNGYKVYWETGAQILEDTANDILENMKGIDIFDVKRISFDEVLKMGLVEIIPKSMDEDFINTTLSLSIEDEIDKDIKCVYTPLNGTGNKPVREVLRRRGFKNILVVAEQENPDPDFKTVGYPNPEDLNAFKLAIELAKKEDADLIFATDPDCDRFAMLAKDGKDYYAFNGNQIGGLFAYYILNGLKRKGKLPKNAGIVKSIVTGNMAVDIAKSLGVHYEESLTGFKNICGLADKWDKSGEYKFIYGYEESIGYCYGDHIRDKDGVGASMLAVEMAAYYRKKGKSLTDVLRDIYAEFGYYKEALKSIVIEGQEGAIKISNMMISLRNNPISKIASLKVKEIIDYKDGLGQIPPSNVLIYKLEDGSWFAIRPSGTEPKIKLYIYTLDADETKSDKKSKLILKELEERLLI, from the coding sequence ATGAGAGCAATAGATGAGTATAAAAGATGGGTTTCTAATGAAGGCCTGACTAAAGAAGTCAGGTCTGCATTAGAATCTATGGATGAGAAGGAAATTGAAGAAAGTTTTTACAAGAATCTCGAATTTGGCACAGCTGGGCTTAGGGGTATTTTAGGTGCCGGCACTAATAGAATGAATGAGTACACAGTTGCTCAAGCGGCCTATGGACTTGGTAAAAAAGTGGCATCAATGGGACCTCTAGCTGTAAAAAGAGGAGTAGCAATTGCCTATGATGTGAGACATAGATCTAAGGAGTTTGCGAAAATCACAACTGAGGTTTTGGCAACTTTTGGAATAAAAACTTACATATTTGATGACATAAGGCCCACTCCTTTTTTGTCATTTGCAATTAGAAAATTGTCTACAATAGCTGGTGTTGTTGTAACAGCATCGCATAATCCCAAGGACTATAATGGTTACAAGGTATATTGGGAAACTGGAGCACAAATCTTGGAAGATACAGCCAATGATATCTTAGAGAACATGAAGGGCATAGATATTTTTGATGTCAAGAGGATAAGTTTTGATGAAGTTTTAAAGATGGGACTTGTTGAAATAATTCCCAAGTCTATGGATGAAGATTTTATTAATACCACCTTGTCACTTTCGATAGAAGATGAAATTGACAAGGATATAAAGTGTGTTTATACGCCTCTTAATGGAACTGGCAACAAGCCTGTCAGAGAAGTTTTAAGAAGAAGAGGATTTAAAAATATACTTGTAGTAGCGGAGCAAGAAAATCCAGACCCAGATTTCAAAACTGTTGGTTATCCAAATCCAGAAGATTTAAATGCCTTTAAGCTTGCAATAGAACTTGCAAAAAAAGAAGATGCAGACTTGATTTTCGCAACAGATCCAGATTGTGATCGCTTTGCCATGCTTGCAAAGGATGGTAAAGATTACTACGCCTTTAATGGAAATCAGATAGGGGGACTTTTTGCTTATTATATCTTAAATGGCTTAAAGAGAAAGGGCAAGCTACCTAAAAATGCGGGGATTGTAAAATCAATCGTAACTGGAAATATGGCAGTTGACATAGCGAAGTCTCTTGGAGTGCATTATGAAGAATCTTTGACTGGATTTAAAAATATTTGTGGTCTTGCAGATAAGTGGGATAAGTCTGGAGAATACAAGTTCATTTATGGATATGAAGAATCCATAGGTTATTGTTATGGAGATCATATAAGAGATAAGGACGGAGTGGGCGCATCTATGCTAGCAGTTGAGATGGCAGCTTACTATCGAAAGAAGGGCAAGAGTTTGACTGATGTGCTTAGAGATATCTACGCAGAGTTTGGATATTACAAGGAAGCCCTCAAGTCCATAGTCATAGAAGGTCAAGAGGGAGCTATAAAAATAAGCAATATGATGATTTCTTTAAGAAACAATCCCATAAGCAAAATTGCCTCTTTAAAAGTCAAAGAAATTATTGATTATAAGGACGGCTTGGGTCAAATTCCTCCTTCAAATGTACTGATTTATAAATTGGAAGATGGATCGTGGTTTGCCATAAGACCATCAGGCACAGAGCCTAAGATTAAGCTATATATCTACACTCTTGATGCAGATGAGACTAAATCTGATAAGAAGTCCAAGCTAATCCTAAAAGAATTGGAAGAAAGATTACTTATTTAG
- a CDS encoding PfkB family carbohydrate kinase → MVILETAPRLVREYELDGLQLKANNKCKKSLSYPGGHGISCAKILNAMGDRPLLMTYFGGENGEKIIEDLDGIGLRYVTIKDENQEIVKLRIGEDMTYIESEHPRLTREEINEITGLVSKELDFASYLLIPKLGEERIPKAMIKNIVYKCKEEKVRSMVAYPDDISDILEAAPDILYLNSDSLEKYYETKISHQAQAVQIGKDILNKGLEAVFVESDQAYLICLYADESYKLKFKTNTSNIDGNHFLAGLASGTKRKYDRKMCLNLAAACSLLETNEGDDNLNMAMIKTLMKEIEIIKL, encoded by the coding sequence ATGGTCATTTTGGAAACGGCACCCCGCCTTGTAAGGGAATATGAGTTAGATGGTTTGCAGCTAAAAGCAAACAACAAGTGCAAGAAATCTTTATCCTACCCAGGAGGACATGGCATTTCATGTGCAAAGATTCTAAATGCCATGGGAGATAGACCGCTTTTGATGACATATTTTGGAGGAGAAAACGGCGAAAAAATAATAGAGGATTTGGATGGCATAGGTCTTAGATATGTGACTATAAAGGATGAAAATCAGGAGATTGTAAAGCTTAGAATAGGTGAAGATATGACCTATATAGAAAGCGAGCATCCCCGACTTACAAGAGAGGAAATAAATGAGATAACAGGTCTTGTAAGCAAGGAGTTGGATTTTGCATCTTATCTCTTAATTCCCAAGTTAGGGGAAGAGAGAATTCCAAAGGCTATGATAAAAAATATAGTCTACAAGTGTAAAGAAGAGAAGGTTAGGAGCATGGTTGCCTATCCAGATGACATATCTGATATTTTAGAAGCGGCCCCAGACATCTTGTATTTAAATTCTGATAGTTTGGAGAAATATTATGAAACAAAGATAAGTCATCAAGCTCAAGCTGTTCAAATAGGAAAAGATATTTTAAACAAGGGGTTGGAGGCTGTTTTTGTAGAATCTGATCAGGCATATTTAATCTGCCTGTATGCGGATGAAAGCTATAAGCTAAAATTCAAGACAAATACTTCTAATATTGATGGCAATCATTTTTTAGCGGGTTTGGCATCTGGCACAAAAAGAAAGTATGACAGGAAGATGTGCTTGAATTTGGCAGCCGCTTGTAGTCTTTTGGAAACAAACGAAGGCGATGATAATTTGAACATGGCAATGATCAAGACCCTCATGAAAGAAATAGAAATTATAAAATTATAA